A stretch of the Haliaeetus albicilla chromosome 17, bHalAlb1.1, whole genome shotgun sequence genome encodes the following:
- the MAL gene encoding myelin and lymphocyte protein produces MSSATSTASLPSGLAVLTTFPDVLFIPEIIFGGLVWILVASSRVTVPILQGWVMFVSVFCFVMSITLLCLYSCGAHGGSSSWVTLDIICQETAALFYLSAAVLEAYFTYSVSRLTDPVVTTIYRENIAAVVFAFIATLLYVIHKVCSLLRWKSS; encoded by the exons ATGTCCTCGGCAACTTCCACCGCCTCTTTACCCAGCGGCCTGGCTGTCCTGACGACTTTCCCAGATGTGCTCTTCATTCCTGAAATT ATCTTTGGGGGCCTTGTCTGGATCCTGGTGGCATCCTCGAGGGTCACGGTACCCATCCTGCAAGGCTGGGTGATGTTTGTCTCTGTGTTCTGCTTCGTCATGTCCATCACCCTCCTGTGCCTCTACAGCTGTGGGGCCCAtgggggcagcagctcctgggtcACCTTG GACATCATCTGCCAGGAGACAGCAGCTCTGTTCTACCTCAGTGCTGCCGTGTTGGAAGCCTACTTCACCTATAGCGTCAGCAGGCTTACCGATCCTGTGGTGACGACCATCTACCGggagaacattgctgctgtg GTATTCGCATTCATAGCTACCCTGTTGTACGTGATCCATAAGGTGTGCTCGCTCCTGCGATGGAAATCATCCTAA